The following are encoded together in the Tetrapisispora phaffii CBS 4417 chromosome 5, complete genome genome:
- the RPN1 gene encoding proteasome regulatory particle base subunit RPN1 (similar to Saccharomyces cerevisiae RPN1 (YHR027C); ancestral locus Anc_5.271), giving the protein MVDISEDKNEIKAELPNTPSKDDKSKNKKQEEGEELSEEDFKLKSDLELLVDILKDSDTALFETSLNQLKEFIKNSTSSMTAVPKPLKFLRPAFPDLCSVYDKWEDKKLKALIADVLSVLAMTYSQDKKHDSLRFRLLSDVNGIQSWGHEYMRHLSLEIGEVYNEQAEQEASKSAENGTKVTTSEETYNFSKDELLHLALEIVPYFLKHNAEVDAVDLLLELEAIDKLPQYVDEGTYRRVCQYMVECVPLLPPPEDIAFLQTAYTIYLSEAQLTDALELAIRLGDDGLIRNVFDASPDESVHKQLAYILANQKSSFEYESVQDIIGNTKLSEHFLYLAKALNLTAPKVPEDVYKSHLDNSKSVFTGTGLDSAQQNLAASFVNGFLNLGYCNDKLVVDNDNWVYKTKGNGMTSSVASIGSIYQWNLDGLQQLDKYLYVDEPEIKAGALLGIGISAAGVHDGDVEPALLLLQDYITNKDQKISSAASLGLGIAFAGSQNEEVLGLLLPIAGDTSLPMETSVMASLALSHVFVGTSNGDITTSIIDNFLERSASDLKTEWTKFLTLSLGLLFLGQGDEVDDVLETMSAIDHPMVSAMEVLISACAYTGTGDVLLIQDLLHRLTPKSVKKGNEEEVEEEDTKEALSEFLGEQTENATKLENADEMDVDEEPTVKAQEDGTSIKTKTENDDDAKEKDSKSKKDEEEKDEEELNVDITYAVLGIVMIVLGEDIGKEMSLRHFSHLMHYGNEHVRRMVPLAMGLVSLSDPQMKVFDTLSRYSHDPDIDVSINSIFAMGLCGAGTNNARLAQLLRQLASYYSREQDALFVTRLAQGLVHLGKGTMTFDLFNDAHVLNKVTLASILTVVIGMSTPSFMLEHHELFFMLNSGVRPKYIITLNEDGEPIKVNVRVGQAVNTVGQAGKPKTITGWITQSTPVLLNHGERAELENDEYISLTKNIEGVVILRKNPDFNEAEK; this is encoded by the coding sequence TTAGAGCTGTTggttgatattttaaaagattctGACACAGCACTTTTTGAAACTTCCTTAAACCAATTGAAGGAATTCATTAAGAATTCTACAAGTTCTATGACTGCAGTTCCAAAACCGTTGAAGTTTTTACGTCCTGCTTTTCCAGATTTATGTTCTGTATACGACAAATGGGAAGATAAGAAGTTGAAGGCCCTAATCGCAGATGTTTTATCTGTATTAGCAATGACTTATTCTCAAGATAAAAAACATGATTCTCTAAGATTTAGATTACTTTCTGACGTCAATGGCATTCAAAGTTGGGGTCATGAATACATGCGTCATTTATCATTAGAAATTGGTGAAGTTTACAACGAACAAGCTGAGCAAGAAGCCAGTAAATCTGCTGAAAATGGCACTAAAGTAACTACTTCAGAAGAGacttataatttttcaaaagatgaaTTACTACACTTGGCACTAGAGATTGTTCCTTACTTTTTAAAACATAATGCGGAAGTTGATGCTGTTGATTTGTTACTGGAATTAGAAGCAATTGACAAATTGCCACAATATGTAGACGAAGGTACCTACAGAAGAGTATGTCAATATATGGTTGAATGTGTACCATTATTACCACCACCAGAAGATATCGCATTCTTACAAACTGCATACACTATTTATCTTTCAGAAGCTCAACTAACTGATGCTCTAGAATTGGCTATTAGATTGGGAGACGATGGTTTAATTAGAAATGTTTTTGATGCTTCTCCAGATGAAAGTGTACATAAACAATTAGCTTATATTTTAGCAAATCAAAAATCATCATTTGAATATGAAAGTGTACAAGATATTATTGGTAACACAAAACTATCGGAACATTTCCTATACCTAGCTAAAGCTTTGAATTTAACTGCCCCAAAAGTTCCAGAAGATGTTTATAAGAGTCATTTAGATAATTCTAAATCGGTATTTACCGGTACAGGTTTGGACTCTGCTCAGCAAAATTTAGCTGCCTCCTTCGTCAATGGTTTCTTAAACTTGGGTTACTGTAACGACAAATTGGTtgttgataatgataactGGGTATATAAAACTAAAGGAAATGGTATGACTTCTTCTGTTGCCTCCATCGGCTCCATTTATCAATGGAATTTAGATGGTTTGCAACAATTAGATAAATACTTATATGTTGATGAACCTGAAATTAAAGCAGGTGCATTATTAGGTATTGGTATTTCTGCTGCAGGTGTTCATGATGGAGATGTTGAACCTGCTTTATTACTGTTACAAGATTACATTACAAATAAAGATCAAAAGATCAGCTCAGCTGCATCACTAGGTTTAGGTATTGCTTTCGCCGGTAGTCAAAATGAAGAAGTTTTAGGTTTACTTCTACCAATCGCAGGCGATACCTCTCTACCTATGGAAACCTCGGTTATGGCCTCATTAGCATTGTCGCATGTATTTGTTGGTACATCTAATGGTGATATAACGACATCTATCATTGACAACTTTTTAGAAAGATCTGCCAGTGACTTAAAGACAGAATGGActaaatttttaactttatcaTTAGGGTTATTGTTTTTAGGACAAGGTGATGAAGTTGATGATGTTCTTGAAACAATGAGTGCAATCGATCATCCAATGGTTTCTGCAATGGAGGTTTTAATTAGCGCTTGTGCATATACTGGTACCGGTGatgttttattaattcaagATTTATTACATCGTCTAACTCCAAAATCTGTTAAGAAGggaaatgaagaagaagttgaagaagaagatacTAAAGAAGCATTAAGTGAATTTTTAGGTGAACAGACGGAAAATGCCACTAAACTTGAAAATGCTGATGAAATGGATGTTGATGAGGAACCAACAGTAAAAGCTCAAGAAGATGGCACTTCCATAAAAACTAAAactgaaaatgatgatgatgctAAAGAAAAGGATTCCAAAAGCAAAAaggatgaagaagaaaaagatgaagaagaattgaatGTCGATATTACATATGCAGTTTTAGGTATCGTGATGATAGTATTAGGAGAAGATATTGGTAAAGAAATGAGTTTACGTCATTTCAGTCACTTAATGCATTATGGTAATGAACATGTACGTCGTATGGTCCCCTTAGCTATGGGTTTAGTTTCCTTATCAGATCCACAAATGAAAGTTTTTGACACATTGTCTCGTTATTCGCATGATCCTGATATTGATGTTTCTATCAACTCTATTTTTGCTATGGGTTTATGTGGTGCAGGTACTAATAACGCAAGATTAGCTCAGCTTCTAAGACAATTAGCTAGTTATTACAGTCGTGAACAAGATGCATTATTTGTTACCAGATTAGCTCAAGGTTTGGTACATTTAGGTAAAGGTACCATGACATTTGATTTGTTTAACGATGCACATGTTTTAAATAAGGTCACATTAGCATCCATACTTACTGTAGTCATTGGTATGTCTACTCCAAGTTTTATGTTAGAACACcatgaattattttttatgcTAAACAGTGGTGTTAGGCCTAAATACATAATCACTTTGAATGAAGATGGCGAGCCTATTAAAGTAAATGTTCGTGTAGGTCAAGCTGTCAACACTGTTGGTCAAGCTGGTAAGCCAAAAACCATAACAGGTTGGATTACTCAATCTACGCCAGTCCTATTAAATCATGGAGAAAGAGCTGAActtgaaaatgatgaatataTAAGTTTGACTAAGAATATTGAAGGGGTAGTCATATTAAGAAAGAATCCTGATTTTAACGAAGCTGAAAAATag
- the THR1 gene encoding homoserine kinase (similar to Saccharomyces cerevisiae THR1 (YHR025W); ancestral locus Anc_5.269), translating to MVRGFSIKVPASSANIGPGYDVMGIGLNLYLELEATIDPSNASETNSDANNCKISYSKDSEGYDSVPLASDANLITRTALYVLRCNNIRSFPSGTKVFIKNPIPLGRGLGSSGAAVVAGVMLGNEVGKLGFSKQRMLDYCLMIERHPDNITAAMMGGFCGSFLRDLTPQEVERREIPLSEVLPEPSGGEDTGLVPPLPPSDIGRHVKYQWNPKIKCLAIIPNFELSTADSRGVLPKAYTTSDVVFNLQRLAVLTTALTLDPPNPELIYPAMQDRLHQPYRKTLVPGLSDILSSLTPSTFPGLLGICLSGAGPTILALATENFEEIAQEIINRFAKNKVECTWKLLEPATEGAVVENL from the coding sequence atggtAAGAGGCTTTAGCATCAAAGTTCCAGCATCATCTGCTAACATCGGTCCAGGTTACGATGTAATGGGTATTGGTTTGAACCTTTATCTAGAGTTAGAGGCTACAATTGATCCATCCAATGCTAGTGAAACAAATAGCGATGCTAATAATTGTAAGATTTCATATAGTAAGGATAGTGAAGGTTATGACTCAGTTCCCCTAGCTTCTGATGCCAATTTAATTACAAGAACAGCATTGTACGTATTACgttgtaataatattagaagTTTTCCTTCAGGTACCAAagtttttatcaaaaaccCAATTCCGTTAGGTCGTGGTTTAGGTTCATCTGGTGCAGCAGTTGTAGCTGGTGTTATGTTAGGTAATGAAGTTGGTAAGTTAGGTTTCTCCAAGCAAAGAATGTTAGACTATTGTTTGATGATCGAACGTCACCCTGACAATATTACTGCTGCGATGATGGGTGGTTTCTGTGGTTCTTTCTTGAGAGATTTGACTCCTCAAGAAGTAGAAAGACGTGAAATTCCATTATCAGAAGTGCTACCAGAACCAAGTGGAGGTGAAGATACAGGTTTGGTTCCACCATTGCCACCGTCAGACATAGGTAGACATGTTAAATATCAATGGAATCCAAAGATTAAATGTTTAGCTATTATTCCAAATTTCGAACTTTCTACTGCTGATTCTAGAGGTGTTTTACCAAAAGCATACACAACTAGTGATGTTGTATTTAATTTACAAAGATTAGCTGTGTTAACCACTGCCTTGACATTAGACCCACCAAACCCTGAGTTAATCTACCCAGCTATGCAAGATCGTCTTCATCAACCATACAGAAAGACTCTTGTTCCAGGTTTATCTGATATCTTATCAAGTTTGACTCCCTCCACCTTCCCAGGTTTGTTAGGTATCTGTTTATCAGGAGCTGGCCCAACCATTTTAGCTTTGGCCactgaaaattttgaagaaattgcacaagaaattattaatagatTTGCCAAAAATAAGGTAGAATGCACATGGAAATTATTGGAACCAGCTACCGAAGGTGCAGTTGTTGAAAatctataa
- the MYO1 gene encoding myosin 1 (similar to Saccharomyces cerevisiae MYO1 (YHR023W); ancestral locus Anc_5.267) has protein sequence MSTCSSSSSSLFWIPTDTEELFVKAELVTEDPSSNNNSKNGNSVEQQVTLRKLSDNKQVQVSINYIWPVNPNIFDKVNDLSELTHLNEPSVLYNLQNRYMEDSIYTYSGLFLVAINPYKQLNIYGHEFIKKYHNQKAKEELNVQTSSEYNSNARINNQLPPHVYNITENVFQNLLKNKQNQSILVTGESGAGKTENTKKILQYLTSITEDHSIESSNKFEKKILNSNPILESFGNSQTVRNNNSSRFGKFIKIKISNFNQKILGAEIEWYLLEKSRIITQTNDERNFHVFYELLAALKQEKYADLKKKLLIESTAYSSYNILNDIHSSNDGRNFEDLINALDTIGFSETEISDIFRIISAILHIGNLQYNHTTGNKNDKQARFSNPELLNKIGELLGITDINELEQSLIKPKSKAGKEWVAKSKNIQQSKSILHALSKNLYTDLFDYIVEKINKTLNLNNTEINSDDTGSSLDVNYIGLLDIAGFEIFQKNSFEQFCINYTNEKLQQFFNNHMFILEQKEYLKENIDWDYIDFGKESKATIDLIEVKSSNPTGILPLLDEESIIPNSSDESFFNKLINNWGDNKNQDSRFKRSKKPDCFILKHYAGDVEYDTLGWLTKNRDPLNEHLLTILSSSSVKIIATFFASDDYYNNSIKVTTASKHREQLKSLVDQLQSTNPHFVRCIIPNNSKLPMDLDRRLVLDQLRCNGVLEGIRIAREGYPNRILFKEFYQRYHFLLDKNMLTSLDLRNYKHNCEILISNIMNISPTLYKIGKTKLFFKAGVLANMEEMIEEKLMQVTVKFNSKIKGLLVRKSVEHELAEIYATQEIGQSFRSYNKLINSSPWFNLYIKLKPLLNSSDDIVKNRKIQENVKNMEEAIKITESQCVDLTRKLCDKESELTNVQALLQEESKKLKEHEMLAEEAKVQEGILTEKLDELRTINKEIESNQAILASENKDYIEKIESLEKSINEQEQETKTLYEKREQKYIIEISELEADLKAKKETLHSLTLNNNELTDKLSKLTKVESEQRLKIKDMELQLSNSENDLDSKLVTLEKNCNVALVRLKTLLNDNSSLKTQIATLKRDHELFEQQLKLKIAETDALQQKLFQQNQTLKTLQQEKSKILLENTSMTKELNKTKENLKVYIQNFQELEQKHRALEEQQRSVKSGDEGRIMKLETRISEESARNKNLSEEIKRMNNDRAMELSINRSIVNESDHNVEKMASKIDLLEAELQDLTVAFNKATENEKNMTSKLRFTETKLASTVLEIQTVTSQRNKLRKIIESSDLKVNLDNELLKVDNTSEISAKQLTLEAQYLRKQLEIETKARYDAEAKLSSLSKKFEKSSGDAISSPNLITKLKASEEKVRQLEIRLKSMSPLRDRTNINPPAGNIFLNRENIGKYEDEVRFYKLENYKLQEFLNNADKKINSLVHSLKQSDTKTALLIDNLERLKVDTEKTNEHNDVLTSKLKQNETQLTNTFNQLDNSNHKIAELSHALNQAENDVQGMAKLIDDLKSTNKEMDKSIWDVEMQRNDISTKLQECMVDLQKKDDQINILKSSIDHYKGEMIKMESNLTNVDELERLREELHSFSKIETEYKKTISNLNYNLETLQNDYEANVAELLRENSHYTSKLEQLTLDRDNIIAENQDISKRYSESIVTQNNLIKELDDIRDFCANLEKKLSSMDIELVTTKDKLYKTITENTDLLNNKAYLEDALKLQGEQIERSSQLIEKLQMEVNDSKLKYDDLKQKKIDVSEENTTINKLNMKLNNDIKLLEKQLADTSEKDLWSSRLNELQDQLTSETNMKYELIKENKVLGNDLEDLKNLNTKQMEIIKIANEERKKLEGDSMEYINKVSNLEKQLSKQQLDIKRMIRDNSYFEEKVEELDKEVEYWKQKFQSLSPNKNDANVNSQQIMT, from the coding sequence ATGTCAACTTGTAGTTCTAGTTCAAGTTCCTTATTTTGGATACCCACGGATACTGAAGAGCTATTTGTTAAAGCAGAATTGGTAACAGAAGATCcttcatcaaataataattcaaaaaatggtAATTCAGTGGAGCAACAAGTAACCTTAAGAAAATTATCTGATAATAAACAAGTACAGGTTTCGATAAATTACATATGGCCAGTCaatccaaatatttttgataaagtAAATGATTTGTCTGAATTGACCCATTTGAATGAACCATCGGTTTTGTATAATCTCCAAAACAGGTATATGGAAGATTCGATTTATACATATTCAGGATTATTTTTAGTTGCAATTAATCCATATAAACAGctaaatatatatggtcatgaattcattaaaaaatatcataaccaaaaagcaaaagaagaattgaaCGTGCAAACATCTTCtgaatataattcaaatgctagaattaataatcaattacCACCACATGTCTATAATATTACAGAAAATgtatttcaaaatctattgaaaaataaacaaaatcaGTCAATTTTAGTGACAGGTGAATCAGGTGCAGGTAAAACAGAAAAtacaaagaaaattttacaatatcTAACATCAATTACAGAAGATCATTCGATTGAAagttcaaataaatttgaaaagaaaatattgaatagTAATCCAATTTTAGAATCATTTGGTAATTCACAGACAGTGCgaaataataattcttcaagATTTggtaaattcattaaaattaaaatttcaaattttaatcaaaaaatacttGGTGCAGAAATAGAATGGTATTTACTAGAAAAATCTAGAATAATAACACAAACCAATGATGAAAGAAATTTTCATGTATTTTATGAGTTATTAGCTGCTTTAAAGCAAGAAAAATATGcagatttaaaaaaaaaattattaattgagTCAACTGCTTATTCTTCatacaatattttaaatgatatacATTCGTCCAATGACGGTAGAAACTTTGAAGATCTAATTAACGCTTTGGACACAATTGGATTTTCTGAAACAGAGATTTCTGACATTTTTAGAATTATCTCAGCTATTTTGCATATCGGTAATCTACAATACAATCATACAACTGGTAATAAGAATGATAAACAGGCTAGGTTTTCAAATccagaattattaaataaaattggtGAATTATTAGGAATAACAGATATAAACGAACTGGAACAATCACTGATAAAACCCAAGTCAAAAGCTGGTAAAGAATGGGTTGCCAAATCGAAGAATATTCAACAATCTAAATCAATTTTACATgctttatcaaaaaatctATACACagatttatttgattacATTGTTGAAAAGATAAACAAGACTTTGAACCTAAACAACACAGAAATCAATTCTGATGATACGGGTTCATCATTGGATGTAAATTATATTGGTTTACTGGATATTGCTGGTTTcgaaatttttcaaaaaaactCTTTTGAACAATTTTGCATTAACTATACTAATGAAAAGcttcaacaattttttaataatcaCATGTTTATCTTGGAGCAAAAAGAGTATTTAAAAGAGAACATAGATTGGGACTACATTGATTTTGGGAAGGAATCAAAGGCTACAATTGACTTAATTGAAGTTAAAAGTTCTAATCCGACTGGTATATTGCCTCTTTTAGATGAAGAATCTATAATTCCAAACTCAAGTGACGAATcattcttcaataaattaattaataattggGGTGATAATAAAAACCAAGATTCAAGATTTAAAAGATCGAAGAAGCCCgattgttttattttaaagcATTATGCAGGTGATGTTGAATACGATACCCTAGGGTGGTTGACAAAAAATAGAGACCCACTGAATGAACATTTATTAACTATTCTGTCCAGCTCATCTGTTAAAATTATTGCTACTTTCTTTGCATCTGATGACTATTATAATAACTCAATTAAGGTTACAACAGCATCTAAACATAGAGAACAACTGAAGTCATTAGTAGATCAATTGCAGTCTACTAATCCCCATTTTGTTCGTTGTATTATACcaaataattctaaattACCAATGGATTTGGATAGGAGACTCGTTTTGGATCAATTACGTTGTAATGGTGTTCTAGAAGGTATAAGGATTGCTAGAGAGGGATATCCGAACcgtatattatttaaagagtTCTATCAAAGATACCACtttttattagataaaAACATGTTAACTTCATTGGATTTAAGAAATTACAAGCATAATTgtgaaatattaatatcgAACATTATGAACATCTCTCCtactttatataaaataggaaaaacaaaattgtTCTTCAAAGCTGGTGTTCTTGCCAATATGGAAGAAATGATTGAAGAGAAATTGATGCAAGTAACTGTTAAgtttaattcaaaaatcaaGGGTTTGTTGGTTAGAAAATCAGTGGAACATGAACTCGCAGAAATTTATGCAACTCAAGAGATTGGACAATCATTCAGAAGCTATAATAAGTTAATAAACTCCAGTCCTTGGTTTAACTTGTACATTAAGTTAAAACCTTTATTGAACTCCTCGGATgatattgttaaaaataggaaaattcaagaaaatgttaaaaatatggaAGAGGCAATAAAAATCACTGAGTCTCAGTGTGTAGATCTGACAAGGAAGTTATGTGACAAAGAGAGTGAGTTAACCAATGTACAAGCTTTATTACAGgaagaatcaaaaaaattaaaagaacaTGAAATGCTAGCTGAGGAGGCAAAAGTTCAAGAAGGTATACTTACAGAAAAATTAGATGAATTAAGgacaattaataaagaaatagaaaGTAATCAAGCAATTCTAGCTTCTGAAAATAAAGActatattgaaaaaattgaaagttTGGAAAAGTCTATCAATGAACAAGAGCAAGAAACGAAGACTCTGTATGAAAAACGAGAAcaaaagtatataattgAGATCAGTGAATTAGAAGCTGATCTTAAAGCCAAAAAAGAGACTTTACATTCCTTGACtttaaacaataatgaattaacTGATAAATTAAGTAAGTTAACTAAAGTGGAGTCCGAGCAAAGGTTGAAAATCAAAGACATGGAGTTACAACTTTCTAATTCtgaaaatgatttagaTTCAAAATTGGTAACgttagaaaaaaattgcaaTGTAGCATTAGTTCGCTTAAAAACTTTACTAAATGATAATTCTAGTTTAAAAACTCAAATTGCAACCTTAAAAAGAGATCATGAGTTATTTGAACAGCAATTAAAACTTAAAATAGCAGAGACAGATGCCTTACAACAGAAATTGTTTCAACAGAATCAAACATTAAAAACTTTACAACAAGAAAAGAGTAAGATTTTGTTGGAAAATACTTCAATGACaaaagaattgaataaaacaaaagaaaatttaaaggtATATATCCAAAATTTTCAAGAACTTGAACAGAAGCATAGAGCTTTGGAAGAACAGCAAAGGTCAGTTAAAAGTGGTGATGAAGGCCGTATAATGAAACTAGAAACACGTATATCTGAAGAGTCTGCTCGGAATAAAAACTTATCTGAAGAGATTAAAAGAATGAATAATGATAGAGCAATGGAATTGAGTATCAATAGATCAATTGTCAACGAAAGTGATCATAATGTTGAAAAAATGGCTTctaaaattgatttattggAAGCGGAGTTACAGGATTTAACGGTAGCTTTTAATAAGGCCACTGAAAATGAGAAGAATATGACTTCGAAATTGAGATTTACTGAAACAAAACTAGCTTCTACAGTGCTAGAAATCCAAACTGTTACTTCACAGAGGAACAAGTTAAGGAAAATCATTGAAAGTTCTGACTTGAAGGTGAATCTCGATAATGAACTTCTCAAAGTCGATAATACTTCAGAGATTAGTGCAAAACAATTAACTTTAGAAGCACAATATTTACGTAAACAACTAGAAATAGAGACAAAAGCACGTTATGATGCTGAAGCCAAactttcttctctttctaAAAAGTTTGAAAAGTCATCAGGAGATGCTATATCCTCGCCTAATTTGATAACAAAACTTAAAGCTAGTGAAGAAAAGGTCAGACAATTAGAAATTAGATTAAAGAGCATGAGTCCACTCAGAGATCGTACAAACATTAATCCTCCTGCTGGtaatatctttttaaaTAGAGAAAATATTGGCAAATATGAGGATGAAGTTAGATTCTACAAATTAGAAAACTATAAGCTCCAAGAATTTCTAAACAATGcagataaaaaaattaattcattaGTTCATTCTTTAAAACAATCGGATACGAAGACAgctttattaattgataatttagaGAGATTAAAAGTTGATACAGAAAAAACTAATGAACATAATGATGTATTGACTTCAAAGTTGAAACAGAATGAGACACAATTAACGAATACATTTAATCAATTGGATAATAGTAATCATAAAATAGCAGAACTTTCCCATGCGTTGAATCAAGCCGAAAATGATGTACAAGGCATGgcaaaattaattgatgacCTAAAATCAACTAACAAAGAAATGGATAAATCAATATGGGATGTCGAGATGCAAAGAAACGATATTTCGACAAAATTACAAGAATGCATGGTAGACttacaaaagaaagatgaccagataaatattttaaaatccAGTATTGATCATTACAAAGGAGAAATGATTAAAATGGAAAGTAATTTAACCAATGTAGACGAACTAGAAAGATTAAGAGAAGAATTACATTCATTTTCTAAGATTGAAActgaatataaaaaaacGATTTCGAACTTGAACTATAATTTAGAGACATTACAAAACGATTATGAAGCTAATGTTGCAGAATTACTGAGAGAAAATAGTCATTATACTAGCAAGTTAGAACAGCTAACCTTGGATAGGGATAATATAATAGCAGAAAATCAAGATATTTCTAAGAGATACAGTGAATCAATTGTTACTCAAAATAACTTAATTAAAGAACTTGATGATATTAGAGATTTCTGTGCTAATTTAGAAAAGAAGCTTTCTTCTATGGATATAGAATTAGTTACAACAAAAGACAAATTATATAAGACTATTACGGAAAACACAGATCTGTTGAATAACAAGGCTTATTTAGAAGATGCATTGAAATTACAAGGTGaacaaattgaaagaagctcgcaattaattgaaaaacttCAAATGGAAGTTAATGATTCTAAATTGAAGTATGATGATCtaaagcaaaaaaaaatcGATGTATCGGAAGAAAACACAAcaatcaataaattaaacatGAAGCTAAATAATGACATTAAATTGTTAGAAAAGCAATTAGCTGATACTTCAGAAAAGGATTTGTGGTCATCAAGGTTGAACGAATTACAAGACCAACTAACATCAGAGACCAACATGAAGTatgaattaattaaagaaaataaggTCCTTGGAAATGATttagaagatttaaaaaatttaaacaCTAAACAGATGGAAATCATAAAGATAGcaaatgaagaaagaaagaagcTTGAAGGAGATTCGATGGAATACATCAATAAAGTCAGTAATTTGGAAAAACAACTAAGTAAACAACAACTTGACATAAAAAGAATGATCCGTgataattcatattttgaagaGAAGGTTGAAGAACTGGACAAAGAAGTAGAATATTGGAAACAAAAATTCCAATCTTTGAGtccaaataaaaatgatgcTAACGTTAATTCCCAACAAATAATGACATAA
- the TPHA0E02330 gene encoding uncharacterized protein (similar to Saccharomyces cerevisiae YHR022C; ancestral locus Anc_5.266) — protein MSFSLLFDYEMNFCIESRYKDLTNNRITLFASQNVNKTGLLYKFLRYPRSPPENTKEDIYKLNLLLSSVSKILKENSRCDTTTIIKQNRKLIKYLMDRKSVNAFQIQILDTDTSTDSSYSSSNFEFNELKIMQIKQSDVFVLCYNASDIDSLYELKRCYINIVACFDNLKDMIPPIYFVGLQDENSYPLATLNNDPVTFFNDLGIDINTYPYLVQISELNATSDSYKSLLVKIILSAIKFKIEREKLIEPNEVESNQNVNNNNNNNRISAKIQNKVQTNSILTNTFDHNVADTDIAPNSTTAIHSNEVSSNKRTVVRKTRSIQKENLHKNPCCIIC, from the coding sequence ATGTCATTTTCTCTACTATTCGATTATGAGATGAATTTTTGTATAGAATCAAGATATAAAGATCtaacaaataatagaatAACTTTATTTGCTTCTCaaaatgttaataaaaCAGGCTTACTTTACAAGTTTCTGAGGTATCCAAGGTCACCCCCGGAAAATACTAAAGAAGATATCTATAAACTTAATCTTTTACTTAGTTCTgtatcaaaaattttaaaggaGAATAGTAGATGTGATACAACGactattattaaacaaaatagaaaattaataaaatacttAATGGATAGAAAATCCGTAAATGcatttcaaattcaaatattggaTACAGATACATCAACTGATTCAAGTTATTCTTCAAGTAATTTCGAGTTTAATGAACTTAAAATAATGCAAATTAAGCAGAGTGACGTCTTTGTTCTATGTTATAACGCTTCAGATATAGATTCATTATATGAGTTAAAGCGTTGCTACATCAATATCGTGGCATGCTTTGACAATCTCAAAGATATGATACCACCGATATATTTTGTTGGCTTACAAGATGAAAATTCTTATCCATTGGCGACTTTAAATAACGATCCAGTTACATTTTTTAACGACCTTGGAATTGATATCAATACATATCCGTATCTCGTTCAAATTTCAGAACTAAATGCGACTTCAGATAGTTACAAATCTTTGTTGgtaaaaattattttaagtGCCATAAagtttaaaattgaaagagaaaaaCTAATAGAACCTAATGAAGTAGAATCAAATCAAAAtgtcaataataataacaataacaacagAATTTCTGCAAAAATCCAGAATAAAGTACAAACAAATTCCATCTTAACGAATACATTTGACCATAATGTAGCTGATACCGACATTGCACCAAACTCAACTACAGCGATTCATTCCAATGAAGTATCATCAAACAAAAGAACAGTAGTACGAAAAACTCGTTCAatacaaaaagaaaacctGCATAAAAATCCTTGTTGTATAATAtgttaa